One Vitis riparia cultivar Riparia Gloire de Montpellier isolate 1030 chromosome 4, EGFV_Vit.rip_1.0, whole genome shotgun sequence genomic window carries:
- the LOC117912449 gene encoding uncharacterized protein LOC117912449: MEHSVENSGGSEISKKSRSLDLQSIYRSKVSQEGDNKILKRKHSSENDGEVESGQGKKKSNSRKAVSLSSLKSLLKNSHKSLDEVYADGLGSGSSSGLPDSKKKELGLSQKLDDNSGLNSISRNLDNNVIRIPKRPRGFVRRRRFDGNQMLQPGRSSPASSKDVFVDQITKLSDDSATRVVPLKVKRKKGFDDFKENRSSGSSSAPHYKEGDEVKVVDNGNSSLRKRMPRKKQVKRKNLSSEGKSIVKEEAVPLVDNPIKNCDEEDEENLEENAARMLSSRFDPNCTGFSSNGKASTPQSTNGLSFLLSPDRDCMIHRMNSLAGSESASVDTAGRVLRPRKQHKQKGLSRKRRHFYEIFSRNLDAYWVLNRRIKVFWPLDQSWYFGLVKDYDPERKLHHVKYDDRDEEWIDLRHERFKLLLLPSEVPGKADRKKMEMGDKCPDDENEERKRRKRGGKRDLPMEDDSCIGGYMDSEPIISWLARSSRRIKSSPFHVMKKQKTSCPSSNAVPSLLSDNTDSNAQGCLDGSSLKRDKDRLNNSAMPDEFTDAEKIEKSVPGSTICYKDEKVPIVYFRRRLKRFQGLHYVSEVHNVCGSASELVPSPVPVIDRLGTLEEFLLSLRQSDQFALLWSSDGAGLLKLSIPMINSRHFRFEFSLPALPVLNCAFGAENFWLFHTVLLHQYGVVMPKWPKVRLEMLFVDNLVGLRFLLFEGCLKQAVAFVCLVLTIFNQPNEQGRYVDLQFPVTSIKFKLSCVQDLQKQLVFAFYNFSKVKDSKWFYLDCKLKRYCLLTKQLPLSECTYDNIMALQSGTNPLFLTSAWGEPASTECLRKRSRLGVIHMGVSRESTFVNMSQSSSSLDVNQGKLPPFALSFNAAPTFFLGLHLKLLMEHRVDSTCLHDHNPTSPKQNLESLTEDVTWSGQFSGANPQIAKQAQSACNDDDRINSSQKYENSNLNVAGTSACSEDTGETGIDAIFQLQEQQGYHSEAEQCILSPQPLLLNGHSSTGKSNVGCYSRLNGISVQIPTFDQVEKSFDRGADISISQQSVDLNWNVNDGVIRSPNPTAPRSMWHRNRNSFSSSFGYPSHMWSDGKGDFFGNGFGNGPKKPRTQVSYTLPVGGFDFSSKQRSHHQKGLPNKRIRRANEKRLSDGSRSSQRNLESLSCEANVLITFGDRGWRESGAQVILELGDHNEWKLAVKVSGATKYSYKAHQFLQPGTANRFTHAMMWKGGKDWILEFPDRNQWALFKEMHEECYNRNVRAASVKNIPIPGVRLIEEIDDNGTEVPFVRNSPKYFRQIETDVDMALDPSRILYDMDSDDEHWISKIQNSTEVNEGTWEEFSEDMFEKVMDMFEKAAHVQQCDEFTFDELDELMVGFAPTKLVRIIHEYWQQKRQKKGMPLIRHLQPPLWEMYQQQLKEWEQAMIKNNTVSSHGSQEKVASIEKPAMFAFCLKPRGLEVLNKGSKQRSHRKFPVAGQSNANLGDQDGFHAFGRRLNGYAVGEEKAMFPGHYHESSDASQLIQSSTRVFSPRDAGSTGYFSLSSDGSEWSHHPRLHRNKSKKMGAFLPSSDIQMGASYSHRTIGKRNGVHGWNMGLPEWPSQKHYQLEVSQRHNSELLDGSDLDEFRLRDASGAAQHALNMAKLKREKAQRFLYRADLAIHKAVVALMTAEAIKASSEDLNGDG; the protein is encoded by the exons ATGGAACATAGCGTAGAAAACTCAGGTGGTAGTGAAATTTCGAAGAAATCGAGATCTTTAGATCTTCAGAGCATATATAGATCTAAGGTTTCACAAGAGGGTGATAATAAGATCTTGAAGCGAAAACATAGTTCAGAAAATGATGGGGAGGTTGAGTCGGGACAGGGGAAGAAGAAAAGTAACAGTAGAAAAGCCGTATCTCTGAGTAGTCTGAAATCCCTTCTTAAAAACAGTCACAAGAGTTTAGATGAAGTGTACGCTGATGGGTTGGGATCGGGCTCAAGTTCAGGTTTGCCTGATTCAAAGAAGAAAGAATTGGGGCTGAGTCAGAAATTGGATGACAATAGTGGGTTAAATAGCATTTCGCGTAATTTGGATAATAATGTTATTCGAATTCCAAAACGCCCACGTGGCTTTGTACGGCGGAGGAGATTTGATGGTAATCAGATGTTGCAGCCAGGGAGGTCATCACCAGCTAGTAGTAAAGATGTGTTTGTTGATCAGATAACTAAGTTAAGTGATGATTCGGCCACTCGGGTTGTCCCTTTGAAAGTTAAGCGCAAAAAGGGTTTTGatgattttaaggaaaataggTCTAGTGGGTCTAGTTCAGCTCCACACTACAAGGAGGGTGATGAGGTCAAGGTTGTAGACAATGGCAATTCATCTTTGAGAAAGAGAATGCCACGGAAGAAGCAGGTGAAAAGGAAGAATTTGTCATCAGAAGGTAAAAGTATTGTGAAGGAGGAGGCGGTGCCTTTAGTTGATAATCCTATTAAAAATTGTGATGAAGAGGATGAGGAGAATCTTGAAGAGAATGCAGCAAGGATGCTTTCATCTCGCTTTGATCCAAACTGTACTGGGTTTTCGTCAAATGGCAAAGCTTCAACACCTCAATCAACAAATGGACTGTCCTTTTTGTTATCTCCTGATCGGGATTGTATGATTCACAGGATGAATTCTCTTGCTGGTTCTGAATCTGCATCTGTTGATACTGCTGGCAGAGTATTACGACCACGAAAACAGCACAAGCAGAAGGGTCTCTCAAGGAAAAGGCGTCATTTCTACGAAATTTTCTCCAGGAACTTGGATGCCTACTGGGTATTGAACCGAAGGATCAAAGTCTTTTGGCCATTGGACCAGAGTTGGTATTTTGGTCTTGTGAAAGACTATGACCCAGAAAGAAAGCTTCATCATGTGAAGTATGATGACCGAGATGAAGAATGGATTGACCTGCGACATGAGAGATTCAAGCTCTTGCTACTTCCTAGTGAGGTTCCTGGTAAGGCTGacaggaaaaaaatggaaatgggagataaatgtcctgatgatgaaaatgaagaaagaaagcGCAGAAAAAGAGGAGGAAAGAGAGACTTGCCTATGGAGGATGATAGCTGCATAGGCGGATACATGGACTCAGAACCCATCATCTCATGGTTGGCTCGATCTTCCCGTCGGATTAAGTCTTCCCCTTTTCACGTTATGAAGAAACAGAAAACATCTTGCCCATCTTCAAATGCCGTGCCATCACTGTTATCTGATAATACTGACAGCAATGCACAAGGGTGCCTTGATGGCAGCTCCCTGAAAAGGGATAAAGATAGATTAAATAATTCTGCAATGCCTGATGAATTTACTGATGCTGAAAAAATTGAGAAGTCTGTTCCTGGAAGCACCATTTGCTACAAAGATGAAAAAGTTCCAATTGTTTATTTCAGGAGGCGATTGAAGAGGTTCCAGGGACTGCATTATGTTTCTGAGGTTCACAATGTATGCGGAAGTGCATCTGAACTGGTTCCTTCACCTGTTCCTGTAATTGATAGGTTGGGGACATTGGAAGAATTCCTTCTTTCCTTGAGACAGTCTGATCAATTTGCGTTATTGTGGTCCAGTGATGGTGCTGGGTTACTAAAATTATCTATCCCAATGATAAATTCTAGGCATTTCAGATTTGAATTTAGTCTCCCTGCACTTCCAGTTCTCAATTGTGCATTTGGAGCAGAGAACTTTTGGTTGTTTCACACTGTGTTGTTACATCAGTATGGTGTGGTGATGCCTAAGTGGCCAAAGGTTCGTTTGGAGATGCTTTTTGTTGATAATCTTGTTGGGTTGAGGTTTCTCTTGTTTGAAGGTTGCTTGAAGCAGGCTGTGGCCTTTGTTTGTCTGGTCCTGACAATATTCAATCAACCTAATGAACAGGGGAGGTATGTTGACCTGCAATTTCCAGTAACTTCAATCAAGTTCAAGTTGTCTTGCGTTCAAGATCTTCAAAAGCAGCTTGTATTTGCCTTCTATAATTTCTCTAAAGTGAAAGACTCTAAGTGGTTCTACCTAGACTGTAAGCTTAAAAGATATTGCTTGCTCACCAAACAACTACCTTTGTCGGAGTGCACATATGATAACATTATGGCGCTTCAAAGTGGAACAAATCCGTTGTTTCTTACTTCTGCCTGGGGTGAGCCAGCCTCAACTGAG TGTCTGCGGAAGAGGTCTAGGCTGGGTGTTATCCACATGGGGGTCTCCAGAGAGTCCACTTTTGTGAATATGAGCCAGTCATCTTCTAGTTTGGATGTGAATCAAGGAAAACTTCCTCCATTTGCCCTATCCTTTAATGCTGCACCTACTTTTTTCCTGGGCCTCCATCTCAAGCTGCTCATGGAACACAGAGTTGATAGTACATGCTTGCATGATCACAATCCAACATCCCCAAAGCAAAATCTGGAGAGTCTGACAGAGGATGTTACTTGGTCTGGACAGTTTTCTGGTGCTAACCCTCAGATTGCTAAGCAGGCTCAATCTGCATGCAATGATGATGATCGGATAAATTCCTCCCAGAAATATGAAAACAGCAACCTTAATGTTGCTGGAACCTCTGCCTGTTCTGAAGATACTGGAGAAACCGGAATAGATGCCATTTTCCAATTGCAGGAGCAGCAAGGGTACCATTCAGAAGCAGAACAATGCATTCTATCTCCCCAGCCTTTGCTTCTCAATGGCCATTCTTCTACTGGGAAGTCCAATGTTGGGTGCTATTCCCGTTTGAATGGTATCAGTGTTCAAATTCCAACATTTGACCAAGTTGAGAAATCTTTTGATAGGGGAGCAGATATCAGTATCAGCCAACAGTCTGTTGATTTGAATTGGAATGTGAATGATGGTGTCATTCGTAGCCCAAACCCCACTGCTCCCAGGAGTATGTGGCACCGGAATAGAAATAGTTTTTCTTCATCGTTTGGATACCCCTCGCATATGTGGTCCGATGGAAAGGGTGACTTTTTCGGCAATGGTTTTGGTAATGGACCTAAGAAACCACGTACCCAGGTCTCATACACACTGCCTGTAGGAGGTTTTGATTTTAGCTCAAAGCAGAGAAGCCATCACCAGAAAGGGCTTCCTAACAAAAGAATCAGGCGGGCTAATGAGAAGAGGTTATCAGATGGTTCTAGAAGCTCTCAACGAAACCTAGAATCATTATCTTGTGAGGCAAATGTATTGATCACATTTGGGGACAGAGGATGGAGAGAATCTGGAGCCCAAGTTATATTAGAGCTTGGTGATCATAATGAATGGAAACTTGCTGTAAAAGTTTCTGGGGCTACAAAGTATTCATACAAGGCACATCAATTTCTGCAGCCTGGGACAGCAAATCGATTCACACATGCTATGATGTGGAAAGGGGGAAAAGATTGGATTTTGGAGTTTCCAGACCGAAACCAGTGGGCGCTTTTTAAGGAGATGCATGAAGAGTGCTACAACCGGAATGTTCGTGCTGCGTCAGTCAAAAACATACCTATTCCTGGTGTTCGCCTCATAGAGGAAATTGATGATAATGGAACTGAAGTACCATTTGTTCGCAATTCTCCTAAGTACTTCCGGCAGATTGAAACTGATGTTGATATGGCTTTGGATCCATCTCGTATCTTATATGACATGGATAGTGATGATGAACATtggatttcaaaaattcaaaattctacAGAAGTTAACGAGGGTACCTGGGAAGAGTTCTCTGAGGATATGTTTGAGAAGGTGATGGATATGTTTGAGAAGGCTGCACACGTTCAACAGTGTGATGAGTTCACATTTGATGAATTAGACGAGCTCATGGTTGGATTTGCCCCAACAAAATTAGTCAGAATCATCCACGAGTATTGGCAACAAAAGAGGCAGAAAAAGGGAATGCCATTAATACGACATCTCCAG CCTCCACTATGGGAAATGTATCAACAACAACTGAAAGAATGGGAGcaagcaatgataaaaaacaACACCGTCTCCTCCCATGGAAGCCAGGAGAAAGTTGCATCTATTGAGAAACCAGCCATGTTTGCTTTCTGTCTGAAACCACGGGGTTTGGAAGTACTCAACAAGGGGTCAAAACAAAGGTCACACAGGAAATTTCCAGTTGCAGGACAAAGCAATGCCAATTTGGGAGATCAGGATGGTTTCCATGCATTTG GAAGAAGATTAAATGGGTATGCTGTTGGAGAGGAGAAAGCTATGTTTCCGGGTCATTACCATGAATCTTCAGATGCTTCCCAATTAATTCAGTCATCAACAAGGGTATTTTCACCACGGGATGCAGGTAGCACAGGCTATTTCTCATTAAGCAGTGATGGATCTGAGTGGAGTCATCACCCAAGACTTCACAGGAACAAGTCAAAGAAGATGGGGGCATTTCTACCCTCTAGTGATATCCAGATGGGGGCCTCATACAGTCATAGAACTATAGGTAAGAGAAATGGGGTTCATGGATGGAACATGGGCTTACCTGAGTGGCCAAGTCAGAAGCATTACCAATTGGAAGTATCACAGAGGCACAATAGTGAGTTGTTGGATGGATCGGATCTTGATGAGTTCAGGTTACGTGATGCATCTGGTGCAGCTCAGCATGCACTTAACATGGCTAAACTGAAGAGAGAAAAAGCTCAGAGATTTCTATACAGAGCAGATCTGGCCATCCACAAGGCTGTGGTTGCTCTCATGACTGCTGAGGCAATCAAAGCGTCTTCTGAGGACTTAAATGGTGATGGGTAG
- the LOC117912203 gene encoding syntaxin-32-like isoform X1, whose protein sequence is MPVKLQQSSFRDRTPEFLNVAERLKKSFSSTQNGANSASKAEEQRFAVAMQSEFNKRASKIGFGIHQASQKLSKLAKLAKRTSVFDDPTMEIQEMTAVIKQDITALNSAVVDLQLLSNSRNESGNISSDTTSHSTTVVDDLKNRLMSTTKEFKEVLTMRTENLKVHENRRQLFSTASKDSTNPFVRQRPLATRSAASASASPPPWANGSPSSSQLFPRKQIDGESQPLIQQQQQQQQQQQQLVPLQDSYMQSRAEALQNVESTIHELSSIFNQLATLVSQQGELAIRIDENMDDTLANVEGAQGALLKYLHSISSNRWLMIKIFFVLIFFLMVFLFFVA, encoded by the exons ATGCCTGTGAAACTGCAGCAATCATCATTTCGAGATCGGACACCAGAGTTTCTTAATGTGGCGGAGAGGCTGAAGAAGTCATTCTCGTCAACTCAGAATGGGGCAAATAGTGCTTCAAAAGCAGAGGAACAGCGCTTTGCGGTTGCAATGCAGTCAGAGTTTAACAAAAGAGCTTCAAAGATTGGGTTTGGAATACATCAAGCATCGCAGAAGCTTTCAAAGCTTGCAAAAT TGGCTAAAAGGACTTCAGTTTTTGATGATCCCACCATGGAAATCCAAGAGATGACTGCAGTTATAAAGCAGGATATTACTGCTCTGAACTCGGCAGTAGTAGATCTTCAGCTTCTCAGCAACTCCAGAAATGAAAGTGGGAATATCTCCAGCGACACCACCAGTCATTCGACCACGGTTGTTGATGACCTGAAAAACCGCTTGATGAGCACCACAAAGGAGTTCAAAGAAGTTCTCACTATGCGAACAGAG AACTTGAAGGTTCATGAGAACAGAAGACAGTTGTTTTCCACTGCTTCAAAAGATTCTACAAATCCTTTTGTTCGTCAACGTCCATTGGCTACCAGGTCTGCTGCTAGTGCCTCAGCAAGCCCTCCTCCATGGGCTAATGGATCTCCATCTTCGTCCCAGTTATTTCCCAG GAAGCAGATTGATGGAGAGAGTCAGCCACTGatacagcagcagcagcaacagcaaCAGCAACAACAGCAGTTGGTTCCATTACAAGATAGTTACATGCAGAGCAGAGCAGAAGCTCTTCAAAATGTGGAGTCTACAATTCATGAGTTGAGCAGCATCTTCAACCAGCTGGCAACACTGGTTTCTCAGCAAGGCGAACTTGCTATCAG AATCGATGAGAACATGGATGACACGCTGGCGAACGTGGAAGGGGCGCAAGGGGCTTTGCTCAAGTATCTCCACAGCATATCATCTAATAGGTGGTTGATGATCAAAATATTCtttgtattgatttttttcctcatggttttcctattttttgtgGCATAA
- the LOC117912203 gene encoding syntaxin-32-like isoform X2, protein MEMHMQKLSKLAKLAKRTSVFDDPTMEIQEMTAVIKQDITALNSAVVDLQLLSNSRNESGNISSDTTSHSTTVVDDLKNRLMSTTKEFKEVLTMRTENLKVHENRRQLFSTASKDSTNPFVRQRPLATRSAASASASPPPWANGSPSSSQLFPRKQIDGESQPLIQQQQQQQQQQQQLVPLQDSYMQSRAEALQNVESTIHELSSIFNQLATLVSQQGELAIRIDENMDDTLANVEGAQGALLKYLHSISSNRWLMIKIFFVLIFFLMVFLFFVA, encoded by the exons ATGGAAATGCACATGCAGAAGCTTTCAAAGCTTGCAAAAT TGGCTAAAAGGACTTCAGTTTTTGATGATCCCACCATGGAAATCCAAGAGATGACTGCAGTTATAAAGCAGGATATTACTGCTCTGAACTCGGCAGTAGTAGATCTTCAGCTTCTCAGCAACTCCAGAAATGAAAGTGGGAATATCTCCAGCGACACCACCAGTCATTCGACCACGGTTGTTGATGACCTGAAAAACCGCTTGATGAGCACCACAAAGGAGTTCAAAGAAGTTCTCACTATGCGAACAGAG AACTTGAAGGTTCATGAGAACAGAAGACAGTTGTTTTCCACTGCTTCAAAAGATTCTACAAATCCTTTTGTTCGTCAACGTCCATTGGCTACCAGGTCTGCTGCTAGTGCCTCAGCAAGCCCTCCTCCATGGGCTAATGGATCTCCATCTTCGTCCCAGTTATTTCCCAG GAAGCAGATTGATGGAGAGAGTCAGCCACTGatacagcagcagcagcaacagcaaCAGCAACAACAGCAGTTGGTTCCATTACAAGATAGTTACATGCAGAGCAGAGCAGAAGCTCTTCAAAATGTGGAGTCTACAATTCATGAGTTGAGCAGCATCTTCAACCAGCTGGCAACACTGGTTTCTCAGCAAGGCGAACTTGCTATCAG AATCGATGAGAACATGGATGACACGCTGGCGAACGTGGAAGGGGCGCAAGGGGCTTTGCTCAAGTATCTCCACAGCATATCATCTAATAGGTGGTTGATGATCAAAATATTCtttgtattgatttttttcctcatggttttcctattttttgtgGCATAA
- the LOC117912450 gene encoding VIN3-like protein 1 produces MTEQFVKMSNRNQEQRRHPSQTTGTQPSRKQPRKGGNPVRLPSAAGLTQDDESSNTRICKNSACRAVLSLDDIFCKRCSCCICHSFDDNKDPSLWLVCTSEFDKGDTCGLSCHIECAILRQKVGVVDLGQLMQLDGTYCCASCGKVTEILGCWKKQFIIAKEARRVDVLCYRISLCYRLLVGTSRFKELHKVVSDAKAKLETEVGPISGDSAKMARGIVSRLSVAADVQNLCSLAIEKVDARLNSISTANFNHRENSLGAACIFLFEEVTASSLVLVLDEPDASPSDAVKGYMLWYCPSREEPSSKEPMRIFPRTQKRVLISNLQPGIEYRFRIIPYTDSGSLGHFEAKCFTRNVEINHKNSESEVVVPQNEISPDNERLDTRNETVPRTSSFKVQDLGKVLYLTSAEEQGSLEGLCSADVEECSGGSSAMRYETPEDEKPMPNSRELDLNVVSVPDLNAELTPPLESSRDEDNECTLEQVVEAEDDAVSHGLEKNDQSRSSGSHDSQTCKIRAIREVPAVESRTELCRKQTLSSKSEAYDCVSTLINGSPLQVCAGSGHLDRSYEYCVKIIRWLECEGHIGQEFRMKFLTWFSLRSTEQERRVVHAFIQTLIEDPSSLAGQLIDSFSDIVKSKRTRNGFCSELWH; encoded by the exons atgacTGAACAGTTTGTGAAGATGAGCAACAGGAACCAGGAGCAGAGGAGACATCCCAGTCAGACAACAGGCACTCAGCCATCTAGGAAGCAGCCAAGAAAGGGGGGGAACCCAGTCCGGCTTCCATCAGCTGCTGGGCTTACTCAAGATGATGAGTCTTCAAACACAAGGATATGTAAAAACTCAGCTTGTCGAGCTGTGCTATCTTTAGATGACATATTCTGCAAGAGGTGCTCTTGCTGTATCTGCCACTCATTTGATGACAACAAGGACCCTAGCCTATGGTTAGTCTGCACATCTGAGTTTGATAAGGGTGACACTTGTGGGCTGTCTTGCCACATTGAATGTGCAATTCTAAGGCAGAAAGTTGGGGTGGTTGATCTGGGGCAATTGATGCAGCTAGATGGGACCTACTGCTGTGCTTCTTGTGGAAAAGTCACAGAAATTCTTGG ATGTTGGAAGAAGCAGTTTATCATAGCGAAGGAAGCTAGGCGGGTTGATGTTCTCTGCTATAGGATATCATTGTGTTATAGGCTTTTGGTTGGGACATCCAGATTTAAAGAGCTACATAAAGTTGTAAGTGATGCCAAGGCCAAGCTCGAAACAGAGGTGGGTCCAATTAGTGGGGATTCTGCCAAAATGGCACGTGGCATCGTGAGCAGACTCTCAGTTGCTGCAGATGTGCAGAATCTCTGCTCTCTTGCTATTGAGAAAGTAGATGCAAGGCTCAACTCCATTTCTACTGCTAACTTCAATCACCGAG AAAACTCACTTGGTGCTGCTTGCATATTCCTATTTGAAGAAGTAACAGCTTCTTCTCTTGTTCTTGTTTTGGATGAACCAGATGCTTCACCTTCTGATGCAGTTAAAGGGTACATGCTCTGGTATTGCCCAAGCAGGGAAGAACCATCCTCCAAGGAGCCTATGCGCATCTTCCCAAGGACTCAGAAAAGGGTTCTAATATCAAATTTGCAACCTGGCATTGAATATCGTTTCCGGATAATTCCTTATACTGATTCTGGCAGCTTGGGTCATTTTGAGGCAAAGTGTTTCACTAGGAATGTGGAGATAAACCACAAGAATTCTGAATCTGAAGTCGTCGTTCCACAAAATGAAATTAGTCCTGATAATGAAAGACTAGATACCAGGAATGAAACAGTGCCAAGGACTTCCAGTTTTAAGGTTCAGGACCTAGGAAAGGTTCTCTACCTTACTTCAGCAGAAGAACAAGGCTCTCTGGAGGGATTATGCAGTGCTGATGTGGAAGAATGCAGTGGTGGGAGCAGTGCAATGAGATATGAAACCCCAGAAGATGAAAAACCAATGCCAAATTCGCGTGAGCTTGACTTAAATGTTGTTTCTGTGCCTGATTTGAATGCAGAACTAACACCTCCACTAGAGTCCTCCAGAGATGAAGACAATGAGTGCACCTTGGAGCAGGTGGTTGAGGCTGAGGATGATGCAGTATCACATGGCTTGGAAAAGAATGATCAATCAAGATCAAGTGGTAGCCATGACTCACAAACTTGCAAAATCAGGGCAATCAGAGAAGTTCCTGCTGTTGAATCCAGAACAGAGTTATGCAGGAAACAGACTCTGAGCTCAAAGAGTGAGGCATATGATTGCGTTAGCACTCTAATTAATGGTTCCCCATTGCAAGTCTGTGCTGGATCAGGCCATTTGGACAGGAGCTATGAGTATTGTGTGAAGATCATTCGATGGCTAGAGTGTGAAGGGCACATAGGACAGGAATTTAGGATGAAGTTCTTAACTTGGTTTAGCTTGAGATCAACCGAGCAGGAGCGGAGGGTTGTGCATGCATTTATCCAAACCCTAATCGAAGACCCAAGTAGCTTGGCAGGCCAGTTGATCGATTCATTCTCAGACATTGTGAAAAGCAAGAGGACCCGTAATGGTTTCTGCAGTGAACTATGGCATTGA